The genome window tatcactcacgcctacatttttcaaatttgccgcctttttctactgtcaagatttggttgaccaagtataaatcgCATGTGATTATCGTGACGTTTTGAGAGGCCATTAGCTGGGGTAATATTTTGTGGTATATGAACGTACCCCACcctcgaaattaaaaaaatagccGCTGCGTCCAgctcaaagagtaaagtaagtataaagtaagtatataggtaaagagagccctcttggagcattttatggaaactcatttgaaagcgccatctctgattctccgccgaaactaagtatgtttgtgtgcgtgcacaactacatatgcatccatacgtgtactttcgtcccacataatattaggtctacttgggcggtttacaagtccattttttgtttggtttcttgtaacaaaaaactttaattgtttacaagaaatcaaacaaaaaatgtacttgtaaaccgcccaagtagacctaacattatctggaaaaggttaatgttatcaataatggaataaataaaaaaacagaatattaaattaaatatgtttattgcatacatgttttacatcacattttcgctaggaaagtacaattttaggtaaacaatagaaaagaaagcgagtgtggtgaaaaagcattcacacacaagaaaatacatgttaataagaaaattttaataatttactacgtacaatacaagcacatagtctaggcattgtagcagatttatcgatattggcgtgccttatcaaaagtaagtacttattagatacctaccacgaaataaatttactctaaCATAGCGTCCATATCgcacaaaataacacagaactcAACGCACTTTCTGGAGATTTTCACAACAGAgcatggcagggcagggcaggcatgtgttttcattcgggctataatctaatttcctccagcaccataacaaaaccataacgaagaaaatggctcaaccatcactaaaatatttttaatttacgttCTTCCAGTGACAGCTAAAAAATTGCATGTCTTGACCATATACCTAGTACTATATACTTAGatgagctatacgcgtgcgcccgtgagggacagaacatacgcaatgcgaccaaattaaaaacacgttttgacgttcctgacaacctaccaaacacaacctacgtaatttggtcgggttatttcaaaagcgctttctctgctactcataCTAAAAGTTCCATAAGTGCATCTCGTTCAGTCAACTGACTCCTCGTCCATTTCATCTATACAggatgtcccaagaagtagtgatatactgaagctgggaggtagaagacctagagggctatctaaatcacccccatgtatgttccgcgatttttcgtattttcggagttatgtttttttttttaatttttcacctatcgccgagtacgatgaggtttttatttatggtgacgtgaattattgcggtagatgcttgattttttttgtgtgctaagctgatagataggccaattcagtatggtaacatttactatcgttagatctctgaatagaattaaaaaaaaaaattatgccaagaaagataaaattacccagtatgttttatttttctaagcgcccttgaagttgtgaacatactgggtaattttatctttcttggcattaatttttttttaattccattcaaagatctaacgatagtaaatgttaccatactgaattggcctatctatcagcgtagcacacaaaaaaaatcaagcatctaccgcaataattcacgtcaccataaataaaaatctcatcgtactcggcgataggtgaaaaattaaaaaaaatcataactccgaaaatacgaaaaagcgcggaacatacatggggggtgattcagatagccctctaggtcctctgcctcccagcttcagtatatcactacttcttgggacatcctgtataattgtacctctatggtcttggcggttatgcaagtgttgccagcataaacaaacagcataattaaatcacattttaacaaaatttttattttttcgcattgaaaattataataattaaaaatattaattcgtacttatttttattttaatgccactaaaattatatgaattttatagtgacatctggtgacgtagtttgtgtaatcggaagtcaactttacgtaatagtatgttgtcgggggcaaaatatagaaatcgcttgcatctttactgacgttaactacatttctagtgtcccccccccctggtCCAGCTGCTGCCTACTACACTGCATCATTGCTGCATGAAACTAGTTTCAATGAGCTGCTGCTGtttttttccttctttcttcatctttcattttattttaatgcaaTCGTTCGTATTCTATCCATAATATTAGTATTGTGGCGTTAAATTCAGATTATCCCGTTGAAAATTGTTAGAAAAACTGCGTTTGTTTTGTgtatttaagtttaaattagACGATCTATAATGTCATATCAACTGTACAGAAATACTACGATTGGAAACACATTACAAGAAAGCCTTGACGAACTGATCCAGGTAGATGTTTATTTTCATACTTTTCCTGTTTCGAAATTTCATTTCTTCATAGAATGAATTTTAGAATGATTTTCTAGAGAATGCGTTTTATTTCAGTACGGGCAGATAACACCGGCTTTAGCAGTGAAAGTTCTATTGCAATTTGACAAATCTATAAATACAGCTTTATCCAACAAGATGAAATCTAGATTAACCTTTAAAGCCGgaaaattaaatacttacaggtatgtaaatttatattcGATTAAATTATGTAACATGTAACAGGAATAATGTTGTAATGTAACTAAACCCATAACAGAACCCATCCCACCAACCAGCCACCCATCAACTTGTtgcttttatattatttaaatgatttatttatatttccagGTTTTGTGACAATGTGTGGACCTTTATGTTGACTGATGTGGAGTTCCGAGAAGTGCAAGAAGTTGCTAAAGTAGACAAAATCAAAATTGTAGCTTGTGATGGTAAAAGTAAGTAGCTCACTTAGTTGTATTTCCTAAAAATAATTGGTTTAGCCTGCACCACTTTAGCAGCAAACCAAGATGCAGAGTAAAACCAATGCCGAATAAATAACCATATTTGTGCAAGTATTATTTCTGGCCTCAATATACCCAATACTGTACAACATGTTTACGATGCTATAATATGCCATGATACATCTATTACTATGTCTCTTTATTATCTACAacgcattcattgccacccCGCCAAACAAGACATGccacgccaggccacaaaaatttcgtcatatgaAGCTGTAGTACTGCGATCCCGATTATCGGGTTGTCTGGCCTGGGAAcgtaatcataaaatacccgatagtcgggtttacggcactgaatgtgttaaattagCTGCACAATTTTCAGGTCTAGCACAATtttaaggcccctgtacacaatgggccagcaCCAGCcattccaagggacgcagccatgcggtagaatgagatagcaatatcacttgctctctctaacgcataaatgcgtcccccagactAGCCCATGCTGGctcattgtgtacaggggcctttacaTATGTGTTCACTGAGTCAATTCTTACATTTTGTTATTGCAAAACACTAATcaggtatattttttgtttcagaTGTTGAGGAAAGGAGATAATATTTGTGGTTCTGGTGTAGTGTCTTATTCCAATAATTATCTCATAATATTTTTGCATCagtataaaggcttcgtcacacagcgcgttttccgggcgcggcgtgagcggggcgcgctgcTTTTACacacaaaacgctcacgccccgcccggaaaacgcgcctgtgtgccgaagcctttaATAGGTATTCAAGGCCCAATTGGATTGAGAGCCTTTGGTCAATATTTCAGTTTGGTTTGTTGTGATCTATGATTATGAGGTTAAATAGGACTTTTTGACACTGGTGTTGTGTTCTGTAGTGTTACTAACAAAACAAGGGACATGAATTTCCATTGCTT of Cydia amplana chromosome 17, ilCydAmpl1.1, whole genome shotgun sequence contains these proteins:
- the LOC134655676 gene encoding transcription initiation factor IIA subunit 2 isoform X1, which encodes MSYQLYRNTTIGNTLQESLDELIQYGQITPALAVKVLLQFDKSINTALSNKMKSRLTFKAGKLNTYRFCDNVWTFMLTDVEFREVQEVAKVDKIKIVACDGKNVEERR
- the LOC134655676 gene encoding transcription initiation factor IIA subunit 2 isoform X2 gives rise to the protein MSYQLYRNTTIGNTLQESLDELIQYGQITPALAVKVLLQFDKSINTALSNKMKSRLTFKAGKLNTYRFCDNVWTFMLTDVEFREVQEVAKVDKIKIVACDGKSK